A segment of the Panacibacter ginsenosidivorans genome:
CTTCAGGGTTTAGATTGTGACCATAGTTGTATTCCCATTTCCAAAAGTCTGTCATAGCAACAACACCAAATACCAGCAATGCGATAAATGAAAAACGCAATGCACGGCTGGTCCCTCTGAATGCAGTAAATATAAACAGTGCGGCAAAGCCTGCAGTGAGATATGGCAATATTTTGAATTCAAAAAAATCTGCTGCATGTAAGGTCTTCATTCCTATATAATGGTTGAGGCCATTAATGATGTCAACATCCCCACCCAGTTTGCCGGTATAGATCTGTAATAATAAACCTTCAGGATATTGCGGTGCATCCAGCTCTATTCTCCAGAACGGCATAAACAATACACCAACAAGTGCCAATGCGCAAATAAATATTATCACACGCATCCACAATGGCAACATTTTTTTCATAAAATAATTTTTACTTTTCTTTCAGACCTGTTTGGTTTTAAAAACCTAACAGCTTTAGATCATGTTTATTTTTTAGCAGGCGGCAATAACACTGCATCTATTACATGTATAATACCGTTAGATGCAGGAATAGATGCAACAATATGTGCATTGCCATTCAATGTAACTTTACCATCTTTCACACTAACTGTTACATTATCTCCATTCACCATTCCAAGTGTTTGACCGTCTGTTAAACTTTCTGCTTTTAATGCTGATAGAAAAACATGATACTGTAAAATGTTTTGGAGGTCTGCTTTCTTATCATCTTTCATCAAACCCTCTACAGTGCCCGCCGGAAGTGCATCAAATGCTGCATTGGTTGGTGCAAAAACTGTAAATGGCCCTGCATTGGAAAGGGATGTTACAAGGTCTGCCTGCTTAATAGCAGCCACCAGTGTTGTATGATCTTTTGAGCCCATTGCAATCTTCACAACATTTTTTTCAGACTCATCGTCCTGCACATTTTCCTGTCCGCCTGTTGCAGCCTGCTCTGTGCTTACTGCTGCTGTTGTGTTTGTTGCATCTTCAGTTGCATTGTTGTTGCAGGAAAAAATTCCTGTGACCAAAGCGAGTGAAAATATTTTTATAATCTTTTTCATGTTAATTGTTTTGATAGTGAAGTTTTTTATGAAACCAACAGCAGGATTGCTATACGGCTGTTGTTGCGTCGCACTCTTGTGCTGTATTGCATATATCAGCAAGTGAAAGGTCAAAAGTGAAAAATAAACGTGCAGAAATGTTTTGCTTTTCACCTCTCGCTTTTCACATTGTTCAAAATAGTTCTGAATGTACAAGTGAGTGACGCAACCAACGATGCTACAAGTACTATTGCAGGGCTCATAATAAAAAAACTTTTCAATGAACTTTTTAAAAGGAGTAAGTAACTGACTTACTCCTTTTTCTCATGTGTATTATTTTGCTGTACTATCTGCCGGGGGAAGATTTTTACCCGTGCTAAACAAAAGTGGCACATTGCTACCTGCAGCTGAAACCCTTACGTAGCCTTGCATTTCCTGGTGCAGTGCACTACAGAAATCTGTACAATACATTGGATAGATACCGGTTTTTGCGGGTAACCATTTTACACTTTGTGTTTCGCCGGGCATTACAAGTAATTCTCCATTGTTGTTTCCTTTGATGGCAAAACCGTGTGGTATATCCCAATCCTGTTCAAGATTGGTAACATGGAAATAAACTTCATCGTCCACTTTAATGCCTTCAATATTATCAGGAGTTATATGAGAACGAATAACGGTCATGTACACATCTACTCTCTTTCCTGTTCTTACCACTTTTGTTTCACCTTCACCTTTAGAAACATATGTATTGGCATTGTCTTCTATTTTGAAAAACTTCACACTGTTCTTTTTGATAAGATCTGCGGGACAAGCCTGTGCATAGTG
Coding sequences within it:
- a CDS encoding fasciclin domain-containing protein, yielding MKKIIKIFSLALVTGIFSCNNNATEDATNTTAAVSTEQAATGGQENVQDDESEKNVVKIAMGSKDHTTLVAAIKQADLVTSLSNAGPFTVFAPTNAAFDALPAGTVEGLMKDDKKADLQNILQYHVFLSALKAESLTDGQTLGMVNGDNVTVSVKDGKVTLNGNAHIVASIPASNGIIHVIDAVLLPPAKK